A single window of Salvia splendens isolate huo1 chromosome 8, SspV2, whole genome shotgun sequence DNA harbors:
- the LOC121745111 gene encoding uncharacterized protein LOC121745111: protein MCDAKEADIVRTSKNAEFSLKVMINKEKTKVLFVEASSHFTDILLSFLTLPLGRIIKVLHKHYGDETPTIGSLNSLYHSLANLDSPHFVTEGAKQTLLNPTSSFDVEIKQLKLDITDSPLNEYYKCSYCRYRLRRLSMCYDNVKWCEECLRTIIIEQDEEMLPEGASGDGVFTRDIASFIIFDDLQIFPNETGLLGILSAVGVADMEKVEPIKVTFGFNEIMSLLKASLISKTPFSDVILCKAKGVKNFVIVGFEPETSLNQIETNHGPNSEKMSLKVVIQKSTGKLLYAQGKEDFLDFLFSFLHIPFGGIEHLLAGKTCIKAIDNLYQSTTDLTDCKYFRSPDTKNRLIKPNVVHGCISDNYILPLTQETLPDEYRKFFRYSSAKFPNGKGSYLKGPRTYQITDDLTVTPLCVFSILSNLNKQKIHVSDVQEVEMQIGSKEGLSILKASITSTSTLSDALLNNISVKQPKTEH, encoded by the exons ATGTGTGATGCTAAAGAAGCAGATATAGTTAGGACCTCAAAAAATGCAGAGTTTTCATTGAAAGTGATGATAAATAAAGAGAAAACTAAGGTGCTCTTTGTAGAAGCTAGCAGCCATTTTACAGACATTTTGTTAAGCTTCTTGACTTTGCCGTTGGGAAGAATCATCAAAGTCCTCCACAAACACTATGGAGACGAGACACCCACCATTGGAAGCTTAAACAGTCTGTACCATAGCTTAGCAAATCTCGATAGCCCCCATTTCGTGACAGAGGGTGCCAAGCAGACTCTGCTCAATCCTACAAGCTCGTTCGATGTTGAAATCAAACAGCTGAAACTAGATATCACTGATTCTCCTCTTAATGAATATTATAAGTGTAGCTATTGTCGTTATAGACTTCGCCGTTTAAGCATGTGCTATGATAATGTGAAGTGGTGCGAGGAATGCCTGAGAACTATTATAATAGAGCAAGATGAAGAAATGCTGCCTGAAGGTGCTTCTGGAGATGGTGTTTTCACCAGGGATATAGCTTCTTTCATAATCTTTGATGATTTGCAGATATTTCCTAATGAGACAGGACTCTTAGGAATCTTAAGCGCTGTTGGCGTTGCAGACATGGAGAAGGTTGAGCCAATCAAAGTAACTTTTGGGTTCAATGAG ATTATGAGTTTGTTGAAGGCATCGTTGATTTCCAAAACTCCATTCTCGGATGTCATACTGTGTAAAGCAAAAGGGGTCAAGAACTTTGTTATTGTGGGATTTGAACCTGAGACCTCGTTAAACCAGATTGAGACTAACCATGGTCCCAACTCTGAAAAGATGAGTTTGAAAGTCGTGATACAAAAATCTACCGGTAAGTTATTGTACGCTCAAGGCAAGGAAGATTTCTTAGACTTTCTATTTAGTTTCCTCCATATCCCATTCGGAGGAATTGAGcatcttctagccggaaagactTGTATTAAGGCCATAGACAACTTGTATCAGAGCACAACTGATCTTACAGACTGCAAGTATTTCAGGAGCCCAGATACGAAAAATAGGCTAATCAAACCCAACGTTGTTCACGGTTGTATTTCTGATAACTACATTCTTCCCCTCACTCAAGAAACCTTACCGGATGAATATAGGAAATTCTTTAGGTATTCATCTGCTAAGTTTCCTAATGGCAAGGGGAGTTATCTTAAAGGACCGCGAACTTATCAGATCACAGATGATCTAACTGTGACACCACTCTGTGTTTTCTCAATCCTTTCCAATCTCAATAAGCAGAAAATCCATGTATCTGATGTCCAAGAAGTGGAAATGCAAATCGGGTCGAAAGAG GGTTTGAGCATATTGAAAGCCTCTATTACATCCACTTCCACGCTGTCTGATGCTCTGCTCAATAACATATCCGTCAAACAACCAAAGACAGAGCACTGA